Proteins from one Enterobacter bugandensis genomic window:
- the uvrY gene encoding UvrY/SirA/GacA family response regulator transcription factor gives MINVLLVDDHELVRAGIRRILEDIKGIKVAGEACCGEDAVKWCRTNSADVVLMDMNMPGIGGLEATRKIARTFVDTKVIMLTVHTENPLPAKVMQAGAAGYLSKGAAPQEVVNAIRSVFAGQRYIASDIAQQMALSQIEPEKTESPFASLSERELQIMLMITKGQKVNEISEQLNLSPKTVNSYRYRMFSKLNIHGDVELTHLAIRHGLCNAETLLSQ, from the coding sequence TTGATCAACGTCCTTCTTGTTGATGACCACGAACTGGTGCGCGCAGGGATACGACGCATTCTTGAAGATATTAAAGGTATTAAAGTTGCCGGTGAGGCGTGCTGTGGGGAAGATGCCGTAAAATGGTGCCGCACAAACTCGGCCGATGTGGTGCTGATGGATATGAATATGCCCGGTATCGGTGGCCTTGAGGCAACACGCAAAATCGCGCGTACCTTTGTTGATACAAAAGTCATCATGCTGACCGTGCATACTGAAAATCCGCTTCCCGCGAAGGTGATGCAGGCGGGGGCAGCCGGTTACCTGAGCAAAGGCGCCGCACCGCAGGAAGTCGTCAATGCTATCCGTTCTGTATTTGCCGGGCAGCGTTACATTGCCTCCGACATTGCGCAGCAGATGGCGCTGAGCCAGATCGAACCCGAGAAAACGGAATCACCGTTTGCCAGTTTGTCTGAGCGTGAATTGCAGATTATGCTGATGATCACCAAGGGTCAGAAAGTGAATGAGATCTCAGAGCAGCTGAATCTCAGCCCGAAAACGGTCAACAGCTATCGTTATCGTATGTTCAGTAAACTGAACATTCATGGTGATGTTGAACTGACTCATCTGGCCATCCGGCACGGTTTATGTAACGCGGAGACGTTGTTAAGTCAGTGA
- a CDS encoding DUF2594 family protein yields MSTPEFATAENNQELAQEVNCLKALLTLMLQAMGQADAGRVIIKMEKQIAQMEDQAESAVFANTVKQIKQAYRQ; encoded by the coding sequence ATGAGCACACCTGAATTTGCCACTGCGGAGAATAACCAGGAACTGGCACAGGAAGTAAACTGCCTGAAAGCGCTGCTAACGCTGATGCTGCAGGCGATGGGCCAGGCTGATGCTGGTCGTGTGATCATTAAAATGGAAAAACAAATCGCGCAGATGGAAGACCAGGCGGAATCGGCCGTATTTGCTAACACCGTTAAGCAAATCAAACAAGCGTACCGCCAGTAA
- the sdiA gene encoding transcriptional regulator SdiA, with translation MKDSDFFTWRRDCSLRFQELTCAAEVYHELQRQTQALEFDYYSLCVRHPVPFTRPKIAVHATYPQQWLAQYQSENYFTIDPVLKPENFIQGHLPWTDELFADAQELWHRAQDFGLRSGITQCLMLPNHALGFLSVSRTRAQEGPFAGEEIELRLQMLVQMALTALLRFEDKMVMPPEMKFSKREREILKWTAEGKTSAEIAIILSISENTVNFHQKNMQKKFNAPNKTQIACYAAATGLI, from the coding sequence ATGAAGGATTCAGACTTTTTCACCTGGCGACGGGATTGCTCCCTGCGGTTTCAGGAATTGACCTGTGCCGCCGAGGTATATCATGAACTTCAGCGACAAACTCAGGCGCTGGAATTCGATTATTACTCACTCTGTGTGCGCCATCCGGTGCCGTTTACGCGGCCTAAAATTGCTGTGCATGCCACTTATCCGCAACAGTGGCTGGCGCAATATCAATCAGAGAACTATTTCACCATCGATCCGGTGCTAAAGCCGGAGAATTTCATTCAGGGGCATTTACCCTGGACGGACGAATTATTTGCGGATGCTCAGGAATTATGGCATAGGGCGCAGGACTTCGGTCTACGTTCGGGAATAACTCAGTGTTTGATGCTGCCTAATCATGCGCTCGGCTTCCTCTCAGTTTCCCGTACTCGCGCACAGGAAGGACCGTTTGCCGGCGAGGAAATAGAGCTGCGGCTGCAGATGCTGGTGCAAATGGCATTAACCGCGCTGCTGCGTTTTGAAGATAAGATGGTTATGCCGCCTGAGATGAAATTCAGCAAACGCGAACGAGAAATTCTGAAATGGACCGCGGAAGGGAAGACGTCGGCGGAAATAGCGATCATTCTCTCTATTTCAGAGAATACGGTTAACTTCCATCAGAAGAATATGCAGAAAAAATTTAACGCGCCAAACAAGACGCAGATTGCCTGTTATGCGGCGGCTACGGGACTGATCTGA
- the tcyN gene encoding L-cystine ABC transporter ATP-binding protein TcyN, with the protein MSAIDVKNLVKKFHGQTVLHGIDLEVEQGEVVAIIGPSGSGKTTLLRSINLLEQPEGGTIRVGEITIDAGKSISQQKGLIRRLRQHVGFVFQSFNLFPHRTVLENIIEGPVIVKGEPKEEATARARELLSKVGLAGKETSYPRRLSGGQQQRVAIARALAMRPDVILFDEPTSALDPELVGEVLNTIRQLAQEKRTMVIVTHEMSFARDVADRAIFMDQGRIVEQGPAKSLFANPQQPRTRQFLEKFLMQ; encoded by the coding sequence ATGAGTGCAATTGACGTCAAAAACCTGGTGAAAAAATTCCACGGGCAAACGGTGCTCCACGGCATCGACCTGGAAGTTGAGCAGGGCGAAGTCGTGGCGATTATTGGCCCGAGCGGGTCGGGGAAAACCACGCTGCTGCGTAGTATCAACCTGCTTGAGCAGCCGGAAGGGGGCACCATTCGGGTTGGGGAGATAACGATTGATGCCGGTAAATCCATCAGCCAGCAGAAAGGGTTGATTCGCCGCCTGCGTCAGCATGTTGGCTTTGTGTTCCAGAGCTTCAATCTATTCCCGCACCGCACGGTGCTGGAAAATATTATTGAAGGACCGGTCATTGTAAAAGGTGAGCCCAAAGAGGAAGCGACGGCACGCGCCCGCGAGTTGCTCTCCAAAGTCGGGCTGGCAGGGAAAGAGACCAGCTATCCGCGCCGCCTGTCGGGCGGGCAGCAGCAGCGCGTGGCCATCGCGCGCGCGCTGGCGATGCGCCCTGACGTGATCCTGTTTGATGAACCGACCTCCGCGCTCGATCCAGAACTGGTGGGTGAGGTGCTGAACACCATCCGCCAGCTGGCGCAGGAAAAACGCACGATGGTTATCGTGACCCATGAAATGAGCTTTGCGCGCGACGTGGCGGATAGAGCCATCTTTATGGACCAGGGGCGGATTGTGGAGCAGGGACCGGCGAAAAGCTTATTTGCTAACCCTCAGCAACCGCGAACCCGTCAGTTCCTGGAAAAATTCCTTATGCAGTAG
- the tcyL gene encoding cystine ABC transporter permease produces MQESIQLVIDSLPFLLKGAVFTLQLSIGGMFFGLVLGFVLALMRMSPILPVRWLARFYISVFRGTPLIAQLFMIYYGLPQFGIELDPIPAAMIGLSLNTAAYTSETLRAAISSIDKGQWEAAASIGMTPWQTLRRAILPQAARVALPPLSNSFISLVKDTSLAATIQVPELFRQAQLITSRTLEVFTMYLAASLIYWVMATVLSALQNYFENQLNRQERDPK; encoded by the coding sequence ATGCAAGAAAGTATTCAACTGGTTATTGATTCCCTGCCATTCCTGCTGAAAGGTGCGGTATTCACGCTACAGCTCAGTATCGGCGGGATGTTCTTCGGTCTTGTGCTGGGCTTTGTACTGGCCTTAATGCGCATGTCGCCCATCCTGCCGGTACGCTGGCTGGCGCGCTTTTATATTTCCGTGTTTCGCGGTACGCCGCTTATCGCTCAGCTCTTTATGATCTACTACGGTTTACCGCAGTTCGGCATCGAGCTGGATCCCATCCCGGCGGCGATGATTGGCCTGTCGCTTAACACGGCGGCCTATACCTCCGAAACCCTGCGCGCGGCGATCTCGTCGATTGATAAAGGCCAGTGGGAAGCGGCGGCCAGTATCGGGATGACGCCGTGGCAGACGCTGCGACGCGCCATTCTGCCGCAGGCGGCGCGGGTAGCGCTTCCGCCGCTGAGCAACAGCTTCATTAGCCTGGTGAAAGATACCTCTCTGGCGGCAACCATCCAGGTGCCGGAGCTGTTCCGTCAGGCGCAGCTCATTACCTCGCGCACCCTTGAAGTTTTCACCATGTATCTGGCCGCCTCGCTGATCTACTGGGTGATGGCGACGGTGTTGTCTGCTCTGCAAAACTACTTTGAAAACCAGCTTAACCGCCAGGAGCGTGATCCAAAATGA